AAAAGAATGTAAAAAGAAAGAATCGTATGCCTTAGAAAGCTACAAGTTTAAGGTGTTTTGATTTGAAATTCAAGAAAAGAATAGCAAAGAGTACAATGCTTTAGTTATGGTATGACGTTAAGCTATTGCCGTGTCTTGATAGAAGAAGCACTTGATACTTTGCTTCTTTTGTGAAGATAAGGAGTTTTGTAAACAACTCTTAACAACTACAATCATTGTATATATATATATATGTGATGATGATGTCTTCCGGTTTCATATTTATACATCTGATAAAAAAAACTTCTTTAATTCACATACATACACCCATGGATACGACAATATCACCAATGTATAAGCTATCTATTCACGAGCATCCTCTTCTCCCTTCAGCTATGTTCATTGACGGGAAATGTGATGGTTGCCAGGTAATAGGACTCATGTACGGTAGCTACTATTGCAACGAGGCTAATTGTTATTCTTGGTTCCATAAGGACTGTGCGGAATCCCCACTAGAGATCAATCATCACCCTTCCCATCCTGAGCATCCTCTCTTGCTCACCAAGATGGCTCCAGAGGAAAGGGGTACTCCATGTGACTTTTGTGGACAAGAGATTTTCTCCACATGTTATAATTGTCCCACATGTAAATTCAAAGTGGATTTAATTTGTGGGACTAAACCATCGCCGTCTGTTATCGAACATCCGGTGTGTCATGACCATACACTCGTGTTTTTGAAGAAACGAGTGGAGGAAGAGAAGGCCCCTTGTGAAGTATGCAAGGAATCTATCGATGGACCTTCATATTCATGTCTTGAATGCAATAACGTGTACTTTCACTTGGATTGTGTTAATCTCTCAAAAGAGGTAGATCATCCTTGCCACTCTATTCACCCCCTTATTAAGATCATGCCATCTGAATCACTTATAGATGATGATGATGATGCGCAGAAGAGTTGTAGTTTATGTTTCGTTCAACCAAAAAATGTGCTTTATCGTTGTTCTATTTGCAATTTTACGTTGTGCCTTGGTTGTACCAAACGTCCACCACCTCTTGTTGTTGACGACGCCAAGACTCACACCCATCCAGTGACGCTCTTTCCGAGTAAAATCAAATTTACTTGCAAGGTTGCTGGAATTGAAATCGATAGCTTTTCTTATATATGTCTCAAGTGTGGTTTTATTGTCTCTGTATATTGTGTTGGCTTACCCCGCCTCATAAACATCAATCGTCACGATCATCGCATAGCTTTTACGCATCATCTTGGACATAAGGGTGCAAATTGTGGAGTTTGTCGGAAAAGCGTACGTCAGTACTACGGAGCTTATTCTTGCTCGATTTGCCCTAAGTATGTAGTTCACTCACGATGCGCCGCTAATTATAGTGCATGGAATGGTGTGGAACTCGAAGGGATACCTGAGACCAGCGAAGATATTGTACCATTTAAAGTGGTGGGTGATAATTTGATACGTCACTGCATGCATGAAAAACATATTTTACTGCTCTTGAAAGATTATTACATGGTTGGTGACGACTACAAGAGGGTACGATGTGAAGCATGCGTCTCACCGATCGGGTTTGGCCCAGTCTACAGTTGTCAGGAATGTCGTTTTTTTCTCCACGAAAAGTGTGCTCATCTTCCTATGAAGAAAAACCTTGTCTTTAGCCCCAAACCGTACGTGTTGGAGTATCAAGGCAAGGCTGTATACTGTAACTTGTGTCGTTTATTCTCTGGTGGTTTTAAATACACAAACCAAGAAAGGTGGGCATATTCCTTTGTAGATGTACATTGTAGTTCCATTTCTGAGCCATTCGTCCATAATGGCCATTTGCATCCCTTATATTTTGTTGAAACAAAGGAGAAACGTCCTTGCGATGCATGTAGAGGATTTCGAGATGGCTACATGCTCAATTGTAGTGCTTGTGACTTTGACTTGTGTTTTTATTGTGCTACTTTGCCTATAAAGTTATGGCATATAAGTGATGAGCACCCTCTCACTTTATATTATGGCCGACGTCAGAAGGCGACCCGGCAAAACTGGTGCGAAGTTTGTGAGATGGAGTTAGATTCAAGTAAATGGTTCTTTACATGTTTTGATTGTGGGGTCGCTTTGCATGATAAATGCGTACTAGGAGACTTCTCACGTCTCACTCCAAACTATTCCATTCACTTTCGGGGAAAAGAATATTTAGTGATTCTTAACAATCTGAACAGTCGGCCATCTTGCAGAAGTTGCCACGATCGATGCAAGGCCCCAGTCATCTTACAGGTCAATGACGAACATAATGGATACATTTGCTCCAATTCTTGTTTATATAGGGTCATTTAAAACCAAAACCAAAGATTATAGCGAAAGAGAGGCTGGTTTGTTATTTATCAAAACGCAAGTTATGTAATAATGTATTTTTCTTTTGTTAATGTAAATAAAAATAAAATGATTCTCATTGTAAATAAATTCTTTTCAAGATTTCAGGAATCAATTCATCATTTCAAAGTATCTATCAAATAAAAACAGAAAACAATTCAAAGTCTGTCATATGTGAAGTTTACGCCAAAAAAAAGAGGGTTTTCATCAAGTTACTCGAACATGTTTGGGAGAGGTCTCACGGCCATGAACGCATCCACCATCTGATAATTATCATTAGTTTTCTTTGTTAGTATTGTAACAATCAACAAAACAAAAAAGCCTTGATTCATCATCAGTCTCTTAGTGAAATCGATGTATTTTTTTACCTCATCAGTAACAGCAGCTCGAGCCATGCGGTGTCTTTCCACCATTCCTGTCAAAACTTCAGTGAGTCTCTTCTTTACTTCTCCCGTTAGCATTCTTCCTTCTCCATATTCCTAAAACACAACACATATATAAGTATTTCTTTCATTCTATGTAATGATCTTATAACAAGCTAATGGAGAGTGTAACGTAATTTTACCTTCTTTATGTGTTCAAGTTCAGCATCATCTTCTAAGAAGAAGCTAAGATACTTGACTGGTATATCCACCTGTGAAAAAGGAAAAAAAAAAACAAAAGTTTCAAACCATGGTCATTGGATCACAATGCAAATTGAACATAGTTAGTTATATGTTAGTACCTCCAGGTTTGCTCCGATTTCTCTGTGCTTCTCGATGGAGTCTTGCCCACCACTGAAGGCATATCTGTTTATCTGTACATAATAAACACTTCAACGATCAACATGATAATATGAAAAAAAATGTGCATTTACAACAAGGTTA
This sequence is a window from Brassica oleracea var. oleracea cultivar TO1000 chromosome C1, BOL, whole genome shotgun sequence. Protein-coding genes within it:
- the LOC106334209 gene encoding uncharacterized protein LOC106334209: MDTTISPMYKLSIHEHPLLPSAMFIDGKCDGCQVIGLMYGSYYCNEANCYSWFHKDCAESPLEINHHPSHPEHPLLLTKMAPEERGTPCDFCGQEIFSTCYNCPTCKFKVDLICGTKPSPSVIEHPVCHDHTLVFLKKRVEEEKAPCEVCKESIDGPSYSCLECNNVYFHLDCVNLSKEVDHPCHSIHPLIKIMPSESLIDDDDDAQKSCSLCFVQPKNVLYRCSICNFTLCLGCTKRPPPLVVDDAKTHTHPVTLFPSKIKFTCKVAGIEIDSFSYICLKCGFIVSVYCVGLPRLININRHDHRIAFTHHLGHKGANCGVCRKSVRQYYGAYSCSICPKYVVHSRCAANYSAWNGVELEGIPETSEDIVPFKVVGDNLIRHCMHEKHILLLLKDYYMVGDDYKRVRCEACVSPIGFGPVYSCQECRFFLHEKCAHLPMKKNLVFSPKPYVLEYQGKAVYCNLCRLFSGGFKYTNQERWAYSFVDVHCSSISEPFVHNGHLHPLYFVETKEKRPCDACRGFRDGYMLNCSACDFDLCFYCATLPIKLWHISDEHPLTLYYGRRQKATRQNWCEVCEMELDSSKWFFTCFDCGVALHDKCVLGDFSRLTPNYSIHFRGKEYLVILNNLNSRPSCRSCHDRCKAPVILQVNDEHNGYICSNSCLYRVI